The Orrella daihaiensis genome contains the following window.
TCTACTCGCAGACGGCATTCAGAAATGATTTTCCCTGCCAAGGTCACGGCTACAGATTCCCAGGCCGCTTTGACGCCTGAGCTGGCCATGCTGATCGTTTTTAGGCCCTCGTAGCCGCAAGGATTGATGCCTTCAAAGGGTGTCAAATCCATATCGACGTTAAGCGCAACCCCATGATAGGTGCAACCTTTTCTGACCTTGATACCGAGCGCAGCAATCTTGGCAAGCTCGCCATCGTCTTGTGCAAGATAAACGCCCGGCGCACCAGGCTTGCGGCAGGCCTGAGTCAAACCAAACTCAGCCAAGGTCATGATCACGGCCTGCTCCAGAGCTTGAACCATAGCTCGTATTGTCAGACCGGTACGTTTTAGGTCTGCCAACACATACACCACCACCTGACCTGGCCCATGGTAGGTAACCTGACCCCCACGATCAGACTTGATAACGGGGATATGCCGAGGATGAAGCACATGCTCTGGCTTGCCAGCTTGTCCGAGCGTGTACACCGGACTGTGTTCAACTAACCAAAGCTGATCCAAGGTATCCGGTGCGCGATTCTCGGTAAATGCCTGCATCGCTTGCCAAGACTCAACATAGGATGCCAAATCTGGCCAGCGCCTTACCCCGGCAAGCTCAGTGGCAATCAGGTCCACTAGAGCACCACTGACACCAGCGGATGTCCATGCAAAGCCCGATAAAGACTATCGAGCTGTTCGCGTGACGTGGCTCTGACCGTGAACGTTAGCCCCACATAGTTGCCTTTGGCACTCATTCTGATTTCAACCGTTGCGGGGTCAAACTCTGGATCGTGAGTCTGCACCACTTCGGCTAGCGCCTGGGCTAGATTGGGATCTTGCTTGCCCATGACCTTGATCGGGAAGTCACAGGGATAATCAATCAACGATGTCTTATGTGAACCATTGTTCTGCTCGGTCATGAAGACACCTCCAGACCACGTAGGGCAGACAAGCAATCGTCGTAGGCCTGACGTAGACGCCCATATACCGGTCCGGGCTTTCCTTGACCGATGGGCTTGCCATCGAGTTCAACCACCGGCAAAACCTCCCGCGTGGCTGAGGACACCATTAGTTCATCAGCTCTGATGACCCGGTCGCGCGACACAGGCTCAAGCACAAAGT
Protein-coding sequences here:
- a CDS encoding DUF493 family protein yields the protein MTEQNNGSHKTSLIDYPCDFPIKVMGKQDPNLAQALAEVVQTHDPEFDPATVEIRMSAKGNYVGLTFTVRATSREQLDSLYRALHGHPLVSVVL
- the lipB gene encoding lipoyl(octanoyl) transferase LipB, which translates into the protein MDLIATELAGVRRWPDLASYVESWQAMQAFTENRAPDTLDQLWLVEHSPVYTLGQAGKPEHVLHPRHIPVIKSDRGGQVTYHGPGQVVVYVLADLKRTGLTIRAMVQALEQAVIMTLAEFGLTQACRKPGAPGVYLAQDDGELAKIAALGIKVRKGCTYHGVALNVDMDLTPFEGINPCGYEGLKTISMASSGVKAAWESVAVTLAGKIISECRLRVE